GGCGAACTCGACGGCGGCGGACAGCCGGTCGCCGAGGACCCGCCGTTCCGACCCGGAGACGGTGAACGTCGGCCCCGGCGCGGACTCCCCGGCGAGGTCGGGTTCCCGGTAGTCGCCGTAGGGGCCGGTGAGGCCGGACGCGTTGACCAGCGCGCGGGCGTCCGAGACGACGGCGGCGAGGACGGCCACCAGGTCGGGGTTCGTGTCCTCGACCTCGTCGGCGAGCATGTCGGCGTAGACCCCGGTCGCCCGGGCGGCGGCGGTCGCCCCGCCGTGCAGGCCGGTGACGAAGGCGGCGACGGCGTACCGTTCCGCGTTGCTGAAGTTGCCCTGCACGGCCGGGTCGGTGGGTTCGAACAGGGCGGTGAAGCTGCGCTGCGCGTTCTCGCGGGCCTGTGCCCGGTGGTGGCGCAGCGCCGCGATGGGCCCGGTGGTCTCCGAATCCTCGTCGATCTCGGCGAGGTAGTCGATAAGGTCGTTGCTCACAGTCATAAGCCCAGGTTAAACCCGCCGGAGCGGTAGCGCTCCCCCGGGATCGCGGCGAGCAGCTGTCCGGTGAACTCCGTGGCGGGATGTTCGAAGATCTCCGGGGTCGGGCCGGACTCCATCTGCCGGCCGTGGCTCATCACCGACACGGTGTCGCTGATCTCGCGGACCACCGACAGGTCGTGCGAGATGAACACGTACGTCAGCCCGAGATCGCGCTGCAGTTCGTCGAGGAGGGTGAGGATCTGCGACTGCACCGTGACATCCAGGGCCGAGACCGCCTCGTCGAGGACGACGAGTTCCGGGTCGAGGATCAGCGCCCGGGCGATCGCCACGCGCTGCCGCTGGCCGCCGGACAGTTCCGCCGGACGCCGCTGGGCGATGTCGCCGGTCACCGACCCCGAGCCGCTGCCGAGTGCGACGCGGTCGAGGATGCCGGTGACCTTCTCCCGCACCGCACCGGCCGACAGGTCGGTGAGGTTGCGCAGGGGTTCGGCGAGGATCCGGCCGACACTCTGCCGGGGATCGAGGGAACTGTAGGGATTCTGGTAGACGAGCTGGACCCGCCGGCGCAGGTCGCGGCGTCCGGCCTGGTCGAGGGTGTCGACCCGCAGGTCGCCGAGGCGCACCTCGCCGGCGGTCGGCGCCTGGAAGGCGGCGATCATGCGGGCGACGGTGGACTTGCCGGAGCCGGATTCACCGACGATGGCGTGGGTGGTGCCGGGGGCGACGGTGAAGGAGACGTCGTCGACGGCGACGAGCGGGTCCCGGCCCCGGCCGCGGGAGAATTCGCGGCGCAGGCCGGTGACCTCCAGCAGCGGTTCCGGGGTCGGCGCACCGGTGGCGGGCCCGGGCCGGTAGGTGGACTGTTCCACCGCGCTGACCAGGGAGGGGGCGTCCGCCAGGAGGCGTCGGGTGTAGGGGTCCTTCGGGTCGGTGAGGATGCGGTCGGTCGGGCCGGTCTCCTTCACCTCACCGCCCTGCATGACGACGAGCCGGTCGGCGCGGTCCCCGGCGACGGCGAGGTCGTGGGTGATGAACAGCACGCCGAGGCCCAGTTCGGTGCGCATCCGGTCGAGCAGGTCGAGGATGGTGCGCTGCACGGTGACGTCGAGGGCACTGGTCGGTTCGTCGGCGATGATGAGTTCGGGTTCGGCGGCGACCGCCGCGGCGATCAGGGCCCGCTGCTTCATCCCGCCGGAGAGCTGGTGGGGGTACTGGCCGTAGCGGACCTCCGGGTCGTCGATGCCGACGGTCTCCAGCAGTTCCAGGACCCGCTTCCTCCGGGCGGCGCGGTCCAGGTTGCCGGTGGCGCGGCGGTGGATACGCAGCACCTCCCCCACCGATTCACCGATGGTCTTCACCGGGTTCAGGGAGTTGTTCGGGTCCTGCGGGATCAGTCCGATCCGGACGCCGCGGATACTGCGCCACTGCCGGGGACTGAGCCCGGTGAGGCTCTGCCCGTTCAGCCGGATCGTCCCGCTGACCTCGGCGCTGCCGGGCAGCAGGCCGAGGGCGGCGAGGGCGGAGGTGGACTTGCCGGAGCCGGATTCGCCGACAATGGCGGTGGTGCGGCCCTTCGCCACGGTGAGGCTGATGCCCCGCACCGCGGGCACGGTGCCGCGGCGGGTGCGGTAGCCGACGGCGAGGTCGGTGATCTCCAGCAGCGGTGCCGTGTCCCGGTGGGGTTCGTGCATCTCCGGACGCCACGAGCCGTCGTCCCAGTCCATGCGCGTGCTCATCGCAGGTCCTTCCCGCCGGCGCGCTGCAGCGCCTGGCTGAGGTGATTGGTGGCCAGGACGACGAGGACGATCGCCAGGCCGGGCAGGACCGTCAGCCACCAGGAGGTGGCGATGAAGTCGCGGCCCTCGGAGATGATCAGGCCCCACTCCGGGGTGGGCGGCGGGGCGCCGTAGCCGAGGAAGCCGAGGGTCGACAGCTGCAGGATCGCGCTGCCGAACTGCAGTGCCGCCAGGGCGAGGACCGGGGTCAGCGAGTTCGGCAGGATGTGGCGCCACAGCACCGTCCACGCCGACCCGCCGGAGCCGTAGGCCGCCTCGACGAAGTCGGTGGCCGCCACGCCGAGGACCTCGGAGCGGGCCAGCCGGGCGAACATCGCCACGTTGGTCACACCGACGGCGACGGCGGCGTTGAGGGTGCCGTAGCCCAGCACGATGATGACCGACAGGCTCAGCAGCAGGGCGGGGATGCTCAGCAGGACGTCGACGATCCGCATGATGACCGTGTCCAGCCAGCCGGCGCGGGAGCCCTGGCCCGACTGCCGCACCGACCCGGCGACGAGGCCGAGGAGGGTGCCGACGACCATGCCGACGAGTACGGCGATGAGGGCCCCGGCCAGTGACTGGCGGGCTCCCCAGACGACGCGGGTGTAGAGGTCGCGGCCGACGGCGTCCGTCCCGAACCAGTGGCTGCCCGAGGGAGCGAGCAGCGGGGCGGTGGTGCCGGACTCGGCCGGGTCACCGGAGGCGAACAGGCCGGGGACCAGGGCCGAGGCGACGGCGATGACGACGACGATGCCGGACAGCCACACGCCGGGACGGATACTGCGCAGGGTGCTCATGCCCGCACCTCCTTCCGGGTACGCAGCCGCGGGTCGAGCACCGGGTACAGCAGGTCGACCGCCAGGTTGACGAGCACGTACACGGCGGCGGCGAGGACGACGACGGCCATGAGGACGGGGGTGTCACGGTTGGAGACGGCGTCCACCGTCATCGCCCCGATCCCGGCGCGGGAGAAGACCGCCTCGGTGACGACCGCACCACCGACGAGTTCACCGAAGGTGAGCCCGGCGATGGTCAGTGCGGGCAGGGTGGCGTTGCGCAGCACATTGCGCCACAGCACCCACTGGCCGCCGGCGCCGCGGGCGCGGACGACGGTGATGAACGGCCGGTCGGTGACATCGTCGATGCCGCGGATCAGCACCTGGGCCAGCGGCGCGGACAGCGGCAGGGCCAGCGCCACCGACGGCAGGATGAGGTCCTGGAGGCTGGAGGCGTGGATCACCGGGATCCAGTCGAGGGTGAAGCTGAACACCTGGATGAGGATGATGCCGAGCCAGAAGGCCGGCAGCGAGACGAAGAGGGACGGGATGCTGCGCAGGACGCCGGCGAGCCACCGGCCGGCCCGGGTGTCCGGGAAGGAGGTCGCCGCGACCGCGAGGACGACGGCGACGACCATGGCCAGGACGAAACCGGTGGCGGCGAGGGCGAGTGTGCCCGGCAGCGCGTGGGCGAGGGCGGAACTGACCTTCTCCCCGGTCTGCATGGAGTTGCCGAAGTCGCCGGTCAGCGTACCGGTCAGCGAGTTCCAGTAGCGGGTGAGGACGGGTTCGTCGGAGCCGTAGGTGCTCCGCATCTCGGCGATCTGCTCCGGGGACAGGCCGAGCTCCGGGTCGGCGTAGCGGGTGGAGACGGCGTCCCCGGGCAGGGCGGTGAGCAGGATGAAGGCGACGGTGAACGTCGCCCAGAGGACGAGGACGGCCTGGCCGAGACGGCGCAGGACTGCGGCGGCGGTCATCGGCGGGCCTCCCCGGTGTCTCCGGTGTCTCCGGTGTCGATGCTGGCCGGGTAGAACCACGGCCGGCCGATGGATTCGGCGCGGAAGCCGTGGACATAGGGCTGCACGCCGTAGACCTGCGGTTCCTCGAACATCGGCAGGATGTAGGCCTGCTTGGTCAGGTAGTCCTGGACGTCCCCGGAGGCGGCCGCGCGCGCGGCGGCGTCCGGCGAGGAGGAGACCTTCCGCAGCAGCTCCTCGAGGTGTTCGTCGCCGATGGAGCCGTCCGGGTGCATGTTGAGCAGCTGGTTGCGGTCGTCGGAGTAGTACTGCGACTTGATGACGTCGTAGTCGGCGCGGCCGACCATGGTGACGTTGAGCTGGATGAGGGATTCGTCGGTCTGCGCGGCCTTCTGCGCGGCGACGTCGCCGGGGTAGAGCTGCACGTCCACGCCGATCTTCTTCAGCTGTTCCTGGACCATGGTGACGACTTCGCGGGTGCGGGGCTGCTGGGCGGCGTCATTGGCGGTGAGGCTGAG
This is a stretch of genomic DNA from Corynebacterium nuruki S6-4. It encodes these proteins:
- a CDS encoding ABC transporter permease, with translation MSTLRSIRPGVWLSGIVVVIAVASALVPGLFASGDPAESGTTAPLLAPSGSHWFGTDAVGRDLYTRVVWGARQSLAGALIAVLVGMVVGTLLGLVAGSVRQSGQGSRAGWLDTVIMRIVDVLLSIPALLLSLSVIIVLGYGTLNAAVAVGVTNVAMFARLARSEVLGVAATDFVEAAYGSGGSAWTVLWRHILPNSLTPVLALAALQFGSAILQLSTLGFLGYGAPPPTPEWGLIISEGRDFIATSWWLTVLPGLAIVLVVLATNHLSQALQRAGGKDLR
- a CDS encoding ABC transporter ATP-binding protein, which gives rise to MDWDDGSWRPEMHEPHRDTAPLLEITDLAVGYRTRRGTVPAVRGISLTVAKGRTTAIVGESGSGKSTSALAALGLLPGSAEVSGTIRLNGQSLTGLSPRQWRSIRGVRIGLIPQDPNNSLNPVKTIGESVGEVLRIHRRATGNLDRAARRKRVLELLETVGIDDPEVRYGQYPHQLSGGMKQRALIAAAVAAEPELIIADEPTSALDVTVQRTILDLLDRMRTELGLGVLFITHDLAVAGDRADRLVVMQGGEVKETGPTDRILTDPKDPYTRRLLADAPSLVSAVEQSTYRPGPATGAPTPEPLLEVTGLRREFSRGRGRDPLVAVDDVSFTVAPGTTHAIVGESGSGKSTVARMIAAFQAPTAGEVRLGDLRVDTLDQAGRRDLRRRVQLVYQNPYSSLDPRQSVGRILAEPLRNLTDLSAGAVREKVTGILDRVALGSGSGSVTGDIAQRRPAELSGGQRQRVAIARALILDPELVVLDEAVSALDVTVQSQILTLLDELQRDLGLTYVFISHDLSVVREISDTVSVMSHGRQMESGPTPEIFEHPATEFTGQLLAAIPGERYRSGGFNLGL
- a CDS encoding ABC transporter permease, producing MTAAAVLRRLGQAVLVLWATFTVAFILLTALPGDAVSTRYADPELGLSPEQIAEMRSTYGSDEPVLTRYWNSLTGTLTGDFGNSMQTGEKVSSALAHALPGTLALAATGFVLAMVVAVVLAVAATSFPDTRAGRWLAGVLRSIPSLFVSLPAFWLGIILIQVFSFTLDWIPVIHASSLQDLILPSVALALPLSAPLAQVLIRGIDDVTDRPFITVVRARGAGGQWVLWRNVLRNATLPALTIAGLTFGELVGGAVVTEAVFSRAGIGAMTVDAVSNRDTPVLMAVVVLAAAVYVLVNLAVDLLYPVLDPRLRTRKEVRA